Within the Amaranthus tricolor cultivar Red isolate AtriRed21 chromosome 15, ASM2621246v1, whole genome shotgun sequence genome, the region GAAGGATTTAGAGGAAAAATATGGACAAATTTTGTTATAAATACAGTATTTGCTAAAGTGAAaagatttgaaaggaaaatCACTCATATTCCTTCATATTCCCTTTTCTTATTCTAAACAAACAATTGTTCTTATCTTTTCATGCCTTCATCAAAACTCAATTTAACGCAATATCAAAAtctttaaagtggaatatttaatgTCGAGTATGAGGAAGACAGGTGTTGCATCCGCACTTCTAACTCAAAGGGCTATTGTATaaagggcgtgttagagtatataacatatcctggtgACCTCAACCATAaaattaaacttttggttgatctgagttgattccttgacacttaataaattatatatttgataCAATATAAGATTGATTTAATAAATGTGTCAGATTAATAATATAACATTCACAAACAAtcatacctttattattatattatttcacggtcattatttatattttaaatagcgAATGtacctaatttaattttatattctataatttaatataataatacatttATGTATTGCACGGACAAATATAATAACAAAGagtgtttgttaatttttatattaactCTTAAAGTTGTACATTATTACCTTAATTACTTAGTACATTTAAGAAGAATTATTTTACCTTATCACACCAAagaaaacaatcaaaattgaCAATATGGAATACACAATGTACTTGTATAGTTATATACATGTGCACACTAGAGGGGTTAACTAGTACTTGTTTGTCAaagattaattattttcaaCGAGCAGCCtaagattaattatattattaaaattgtttgtCAAACCTAAgtcacaaaatataaaataaggagtatttcttatttaatttaacCAACTTAATTTAAGATAATTTTCTTGATACTATCTTTGAAATAGTAATCTCTTATCAGtattaattaatgttttaataCCTTATAATCTATGCTCTTATGACATAGATTCGATAAACCGTTATTAAACTATGTTTAAGTCTCaatgaataattataataattatataaaatactccctTAAGTGAATAATTAAAGCTAATAAATTGTGATTTGGAGAATAGGGAAGGGCTATGTATGACcaaaaagtaacaaaataaactttaatttctcttgcttccCCATACAAGAAGAAAGAGACAGGGAAAtaaagaatatacttaataaataGTAGAATACTTTAACTAATATATAAATTCCTTAATTAATTGGACTATACTAAGAATTAgtcgaaataaataaaaagataaaaagaagtgATGTTAATATGATTGAATACTTCAATAAATCAAGGACGTCACCTAAAACATGAGGGATGACGATTAGCCATAAGCCCATAACCACATGTATGTCTTTAAGCTAACAATTAAGTGGTTCACTCTATTCTCTACATCAACCATCCAATCTATGTCTACTAATTGGTGAAAGAAAACtttaaattaattcatttattattactcctatattttttttctttaaaaatagcTAGTGTGAtaacatttttaatattaattctaATGTAAGTTGTGCTGCAAAAGATTTAAATCTGAATTATTACTTACATACaatttaaatttgagtttttaGTCGTAAAAATAATAGTTGCTAATACAATTTGCATGTCCAATAAAACTAAAACTTACTATACATTATAcacttatataattatttttttaataactacataattttttctttattttgagaGTTTTTTTAGAGATAAATagttattaaataaaatgaaattttttatatgatCATTTATTTtgacaaatatattttttgtcaaatatatagagaatttttaaataatttcaactaaaataaaatagacaGCTTTTTATATGATGTATAGAGAGCTATAAAGggcaaattattaattcattaagGACTAAAAATTTTCCTACATATTATACTTCATAAAACATAGAATTGACAATGGATTTAATATACTCTCTTCTATACACTTTAAATGTCGTGTTGACCTTGACTGTTGGTGGTTGCATCAAATATGGATCAAACAATACAATAATAGGATTTGTAAACCTTATACCACATAATATCGTAATTATAATAAGGGCTCTACCTTTTTATCTATATACTTTAAACTTATTTACAAAGTCTAAAAGTTGAAGTATTTGAACAAAGTCTAAAAACGTCAATGAAGAACGTGGTGGCTATTTGATGTAAGCTTGAGGCAAAAGTCATCTAATttagttgaaattattttagGGTATATCaacctaaaaataataatagctcgtcttgtatgagaccgtttcattaTGAAACGGGTCTATATAATAgcctattttttcaattgattactttaagatcataacTTCATAAGCAATCAtgttaaggttataagtaattattctaaaactataaaaagtaactatattaaaattataagtaatcactttaacattataagtgatcattttaaaacaaaaattgtatATTAGGCCAGCCCATTAGAAatagtctcaccgtgagaccgtctcatttaaaaattaataaaataataaatatttcatatactttaaatatatttaacaagtaaaaaaacatatgtatttttattattttaaagattaatacacactaaaattatataaatcaaataatacAAGAGATTTTCTCTTACTTGACCAAGTCACTAATTACAAAAGCTAGTTGTGGTTGGTCATCACTCATCCCGTTGTAATAACACTTCAATTACGACCCGGCATGTGGTAAACAATTGATAGGTACATAAAATCAAACAGTGtaacatatacaaatatgtaATAGTCACACTTTATTTTCATGTTCATGTTATCGTTTGagattttatatatttcatcctattcatcttaaatatcttattttttatttgatcaagACAtcttaaatgtcttatttttattttagatatgCTAATATTACCAATTTATTcttatttaacttaattttttcaCACCTTAACACGTATTAACTCCATTTTacccctattaaaatttaaaaacactaaacttttttcttttatatgtgGTCTCATTTAATCACctaaaaaaatgatgaaaaattaaatgagacacattgggtgaataggagggagtatttattttgtaaGTGATCTCACATGGTAGAGTAGGAGATGCGtttaaacaagttattaaagggTTTATATATTTtcgttaatttatttttgtgcacttagaaaataaatactaattaaactatgttaaaatgaaataaatgattaattagtTGAACTAAACTTATAAGAATTTGCTCCAATTCACCATATATATTGTATTTGGTTTTTAAActctattcatcattcattttaatatttattccattttaaatctataataagttaaaacatagtcaaatataattttatttgattcgtctcaactagaggtgttcaacagaCCAGATcgggtcaaaatttaaatgggcGAGGGCGGGTCATGTCAAATGTTAAACAGGACGGGGCGAGTTAAAGACCGTTTAAATCCGACCCACTTTGACCCCTTTTTTAAAGTTCATTAAATAGtctttttattatactttatagcCCGTTGGGTCAACTCgcttatgtatataataatatcatttaaaaataaaaaaaaaagtggtatTTTTTCGCAATTAATACTTATAATTATCCAACTCGGTTCAACCCTTTACACCAAGGCTCGTTAATGACCCGCCCCGTTATTGATCTGACCCGCTAATGACCCGACCCTTGACCCATTGGGTTGATCCGCGCCCATTGAACACTTCTAGTCTCAATATAACTTTCATTAACAtcaattttttatcatttttgataatgtataaatagaaatattttaaattgaaattaaaatgcaTTTAATAGAGTGTAAAAGGTAAATAGGACACATATGATAAATatgagaaaatattaaatttgagttttttttttttttttttccttatccAAATAATACACCTAATATATAAAtcaattctattagagatataTTTTTTATCTGTTTAAGGTATCAAACCTTATAATAAGTACCTAAATTAATGTTAGTATaataacttatttatttaatcttaaatctttagaaaaatataaaatgaaaagttaagaatataaaatgaaaagttaaaaatataaatgaatttctttttattattatgcatTTTTACACGGTCGTCCCTAGACCTTATTTAGATATTAATAATAGAGGGAGTCATGGAATTATATCACGAGTTGAGCGTACTTAGATGATTTTAATGGAAAGAGAGACATTCCACGATAGTAGTAGTTTATAAAATGTCTCAAAAATTTTAAAGCAGCATGATTCTTGTAAGTTTCATACTTATATTCATACtcattttatatcattttaaattacGATCTAATATCTTTTTAACTAAACGATGCAAAAAAATATTTCCTTTATAATATTAcggttattgatattatttattatttaatttattttatatattgcggctaatatgtaagaaaatatatagtcaagtaggatcttatttgaatcgtctgatcgcatacttttataatattaatttttataatttagatgtgaatagttcaatatataaataatcaaagtaatatataaaattgcgTAACAAATCGAATATAATAAGGGGCTGTTTGGTTGGGTGTAATAatcaaagggaaagggaatgaacAGACCCAATtctctttgttgttgtttgtttgccactttctatcattccctttccccttttttatttttgtgtttacccAAAAGTATTTCACACTCATTCCCCACCTTCCCCAAGACTTTTCCATTTCCATTCTCCACTTCATTACCCAtcactttctctctctcctctcaaattctaaaacctaaaaaactatTGAAGCCCTAAAGATCCGGCCACCACGGCAACCACTGGAGCTCCGGCCACCGGCAACGATCTTGTACAGCTTTTGACAAGGTATGTTATACATTAACTGGGCATTAAAGATGTTTAATATATCTTGCGACAATTCTGATTTTGAGGCACAGTTCAAGTTActcgtttttttattattcaaatcaAGCGAAGAGATTCGAATTTGTCTGTGAATTTGTATCAAAGTGCGGTGAATTTGTCTTGAATGACTTTACTGCCAAATAGATCAATCAGTGAATCGGTGAATTACATGTATCTTAGCATTCAACCTAGACTCGGCGACCTGCAaaagtaacaaaacaaaaatggTGAATCGGTGAATCGTTCATCTATTTACtgatctaaaaaaaaaaatctgaaggCATAACAAAAATGGGGGAGGAAAATGCTGAGAACTACACCAATCAGAAACACAAAAGAAAGGGGGAGGGGGTCTGACACTTtatgttttcatttattttttatatttgtgtTCAATTTTGGCATTTTTTGTATGTAAActttatgattttatatgaatatataaatttagCTTGAGACTTTATATATCTTGAGTATAAATAATATGTAAACTAGTCAATGATATGGTGTTATTGATGTTCTTTTCTACAGAAAATGGCTCGCATTGGAAATATTTTAAGGTAAATAAAAAACCAACACTTTAATTTGAGATAAAATAGAGAGACtattacataatttaaagtgatattgtttgttttgtagaaCTCATTAGGTGCTCTTGATGGTACAATGATTCTAGTGAATGTTCCTTGTGAAGATCGATCCAAATATCGCTCTTCCTGGTTGTGGTTTGAAGGCAACGCCACACATTGATTCTCGACTTAAGACACTTGGAGCCAAGTTTAGGgctatttctcaaatgttaaataCAAGTGGATTCGTTTGGGATGATGAAAGAAAAATGGTTTCTGTGGACCTGGCTGTTTAAACGAGTTTTGCAAGGTATGATAACCTTTGTAAGgtcattttaattatgtttgagatagtttgatgatgttgtatatttgatcattttgagcatttttttgttttttagaatCATCCAAATTGCAAAAACTTGTATGGAGTTTCATTTCTGCACTTTCATGAACTCATGAATGTTTATGGTAAGGATTATGCTACTGGAAAACGAGCTGAAGATTTTGTTGAAGCAATCAACAATTTGCAAAATATTGCCCCTCCACAAGTTACacttgattcaagtgatgatgagggATTTGCTACTAGTGGTAATGCCACTCAAACTGTTACTTCTCCTCTTTCAAAAAAGATGAAGACTGAAAAAACTTCTAAAAGAAGTAAGAGAGGAAATGGTGGTGCTGGAAGTTCTAATGAATTGGCTAGCTTACAAGCATTCATGGAAGACATGAATGTTCATCTTTCCACTATGGCAAATGTGATGGCACGCACAGATGATCGTGAACAGCGTGCGGATGAAAGAGagcaaaaaatagttaaaaagaCTGAGCAAGTACTAGAGGAACTTCTCTCTTTCAATTTAGAAGGTGTCACTCCTACCCAAGTTTTTGAAGTGACTAACATTCTAACCGCACAACCAAACAAGCTCATGATATTTTCAAAGTGTCCCGACGCTTTGAAAAGTGCTTATGTTAAGAGTCTTCTTGGAGGAATTGGAAATGGTAATGCTTAGATCTTATGTTGTggtttcatgtatgattttgaattaggtGTTGTTCACAAACTACTACTTTTGGCATGAACTTCATCTAGAAAGGACTATTGGGAAAGACTTGGGTCTTACTAGAACACTTTTGGTATGAATTTTGATCTAGAAACAAGTGATTATTTGGATTTGTAATCAATGGAGGTAAAAAGATATTATTTAgagtgatgttttttttttcttcatattatAGGAAAAGATGATACaagttaatgatattttttttaaaaataagtttttcaagtttaacatataataactagttatttttgaaaaaaaatataaaacaatttaaaaactcacaatttaaaaactcataatttgattTCTTAACTTGAACtaaacagtcacaaagggaatcaatgagCAGTTCATTCCGTTTCCCGAACACAgcaaacgactaggctaaattaggggaatccatcCCTTTccccttcattccctttcctcattccattccgattTCCTTGTACGAACCAAACGGCCCCTAAGTATAATGAAATAGAGGAAGcaaacttaaaaacatttaatttgtcccttttttttttatcacaatttGTCTTTTTTCTTCACTGAGCAGCAATAAATGACTTTTAGAAACCAATTATATACTCTTCATCTTCTACTGGACGGTCGGACCCAAAGGGAGCCGTCCGGGTGAAAACTTGGCATCAAGTTAATTAAAGCTCCATCGatacaaaatataattaattttttttaaacaaaaatataaatgatatttaatttcttttatctGATTTGtcaaaaaaatgaagaaatatgAATTACTAATGAAAATATGAATTATAACTGAATTTATTGAACTTTATTACAAGTTTAATactctttcttttttttgtttttttctacaTGGTATGTTGTGAATTTTAGAGTGAAACTTCAACTACGAGTTATCttcaatttatatgaaaaatatgTTACATGAATATATCTTATTTTAAATCTATTTctgaaaaattttatttaaatttctcttttctaCAGTGAAAAATTCTAAAGTGAACAACGAGAAAGGAATGAATAGAATAGTTTTTAATAAGgaatttttatgtttaataaaaaaatatttacattgAAAATAGGCAAGAGAGTGAATTTATCTTTCGGGAGAATTCAAAGCTTATTTGTTAAAAATtctttttgcattattttcaaAGCATAAATCGAATTGAGACTCAATGTCTATaaatatatttcataaaaaattgcTTACAAATATTCTACAGTCAAAAATTTTAGATCGAAACAAATCTAACAAAATTATACTCTCCTACATAATTTTGTATATCTAATGTTCAAATTTCACTGTCTTTATATGAAATATTTCAAacataactaataaaataaaacaaaaaatataatacattcAAATAAAAGACTGATAAATTTGACATCaaaagattttcaatattttggtGCATACACCGTGATACGGATAGTatgataaacttgaattcaTGGGTGTCATTAAAATGGAACTGGCCCCTCAATATTATCTTCAAATTAGCAACAGTAGTATAATAGGGTGGTCCGTACGAAATTAATGGGAATGAAGTCAAACCCTTTTAGCCTTGGTTGGTGAGAAGGGCAGGGCATGCATAATGCATATTCCATTACTACTTTGCTAtttctttctttgtttatttggattaatttatttaattaactttATCTTTTAAACACTATCTCTTTATTTAATCAGCTCGTTTTGTAAGAGACTGTCTTAATGTAGTGATGAACCAATTTAATTAATCTGTTGAtcacattaaaattatatttaagtaatcgctaattataaataatcattttaacgcaataaatgtacttaatttatccCAACAGAAATAGTTTTACCCTAAACcgtatcatttaaaatttatgatatttttgttaatttaattaatacttctCCTACAGTAGTTATAAAAAACAGTTCCCTACTTCGCGAGCTTTATCTCAAgaattttctattattaaaaTTGAAGAAACAGTCCAATTCCAAGTTACAGATTCTTaatcttttattaattaatttcatcTAATCACTTCACTACATGTTGCATAAATTGGATACAAATTACGactactattatttatttaaataaattatagtaCTCCATATGGCCTACTATAACTAAATTAATAAGCCCACATTAGGTTAAGTTTTGCATAATCCTATGGAACCATTCGAATGTGACATGTATATATGCTGTTGATACTAACCTATCGTttgttatattaattattttgaaattaagaagaagatcattaattaatatttattttttaattgataaagttatataaatataatattttaatcaaaaataaaatcttatttgtattaatattttaacttgttcatcattaaaaagctataaaaataattattagctATCTAAAATAGACCAAATCGATTAATAAGTACTTAAAAAGGACTTGTCATCCTATACATGAAATTTGAAATAGACAAGTCTCAAATTAACACAAACCCATTTATAAATACTAACTTATTCTGATTTTCATTTGCTTATAAAAAAATACCATTATTTTGGACGGTTAGAAAATAACGTAActcatttcaattttaaaaaagaaaaaagtacaaagtacaaagtattatcaataataattttattattattattattattattattgttattattatttagtacaattataaattaattatttaatttatacaaaaaaaacaGCTGGCTAATGGGCCTTATCACAAGAGGAAAATCTTTGTAAATACCACCCAAGAGGATGACAAGGACATGGTCACATGAGCCCAACCAGATACTTGTTAGGGTCCCCTACTCTACGTATAAAGTCTTCCCTCTCTTTCAATTCAGAATTTATTCAGGGATTGATACATACATGGATACATACtgaataaaatttctttttccaCATTTTTCCTTACATCAGAACCTTCCTTCCAACTCTCTAGTTCTTTTTTTCTTGTCCAAATCTTATACTATCCcattatattttctattaaaatagtcaaattaattaaagaaaataatttatttttcatatccTTACTTATTTTTCATCAATTCTTATACTAGTATAGAAGTACTATAGCTAAGTTTAGCTCATGTACTCTAACTATTATTACTGATTTCAATTTAATTCAGTACAATTTTCatggaaaagttttttttttttttttattttattttaaatgaaacCCTAACTTTTGATTAGTTgtcaatatattataataatatacacTTTCACTTTCCTTTATTCATTGGAgtgttgaagttattaagcTGAAAAAAGTATAGAGCTTGGAATGGATAATTATACTACATCATCTACTTCTCCATACAAAGGTAATAGTCATCaatatcatcatcaaaatcatcaaGAATGGATGATGAATAACTCATCATCCATGGCGGGGGCgaaggtggtggtggtggaagAAGGCGGCGAAGAACATCAAGCAAAATCAGTAATAGAAAAAGAACATATGTTTGATAAAGTAGTAACACCAAGTGATGTGGGAAAATTAAACAGATTAGTCATACCAAAACAACACGCAGAGAAGTATTTTCCATTAGATTCAACAGTTAATGAGAAAGGTTTGCTTTTAAATTTCGAAGATAGAACAGGAAAACCATGGAGATTTAGGTATTCTTATTGGAATAGTAGTCAAAGTTATGTTATGACTAAAGGTTGGAGTCGTTTTGTTAAGGAAAAGAAGCTTGATGCGGGTGATATTGTGTCGTTTCAAAGAGGTATTGGTGATATTGGTAAAGATAAATTGTTCATTGATTGGAGGAGAAGACCcgatcataataataatggtaattcTAATTTTCATTATAATCCTATTATTGGTCGTACTACTACCTCTTCTTTTCATTATAATCCTAATTTTGTGTTGAGATCTCATCCTCatcatattaataatagttttaACCCTTATGGACAATATCATCAAACCACACCTCATTTATCGACTATGAGTTTAATGAACGTGCTTCCATCTCAATCGATTGGTTCGGGTCTGGGTATGGGTATGGGTATGAGTACGGGTTTTGGGTATGGAAGTGTGGTGAACCCGTATCCAGGAGGATCCAACACGGTTTTTTTTGTTAGATCTCCAACACTAGCAACTCAACATCAGAATGTACCAAATTCATCAGAAGGGGGAGAAGGAGGGATAAGAAGAAGAGAAGGGTGTGGGGATGAGGAGAGTATGGTAATCGAATCGGTGCCGGTGGTCCAAGGTAAAGCTGCAGCGAAGAGATTAAGGCTGTTTGGCGTGAATATGGACTGCCCCATATCAAATCAAAGTCATGATATTGACATCTTGTCTTCCTCTTTGGGTTCCTCTTCGTCTTCTCCTAACTACCATCATCGTTATCATGATCGTGATCATGATaatcatgatcatcatcatcaacatggGTCTATTTCAATGGCCCCACCACATCTTACTCTACATCCTCCTTCACAATCAAGCTcaagatcatcatcatccttcTTCAATGGAAGAAATCATAATAATTCTCCGGATAAAGGCAAGTCATCATCCATGTCTTTAGATTTGGACATCTGAAATGCTAGCTTTATTTCAGagaccatttttttttaattcttaatgtTAGACAAGGCAAaaaattaagaagggttaattaattatttttcttttttatttaattaagccaattaattataagttggtttaattaattaattaattagattattttaattaatttcactCTTCGGCCTGTTGTTCCTATTCTAGAAGTTTAATTAGTTAGTTCTTAAATACCCTTTAACTAACTAGCTAAGCATCAATCAAGCATGGGTTTGGAAGATCAAAAATGGCGGCCATAATCAAGCTCAACAACTGATGATGGTTATTATTAGTACTTTAATTGTAGTCATAAGTTTTTTTTCAcccaaaaaaatttgattaatgtaaATTACATCTTAAACTATGTCACTTCTTTTGACTTCCTACTATAATATGTTTATCATGATTTGATTTATTGTcttgattattttaataatttataataattcaagttCAACCAAAACCTCAAAACTCATTGCTGCTGTATAATACTTCTATATCACGCTTATTACATATCATAATTCTCTACACTTATACATTATGTCACGGTTTTTCCTAATTAggattattattgtattattctGCTTTATAACCTAATTTGGAGTAATGAATTTTAGTGGGTTGTTCGTTTGACAAATAAAACTCTTTGTCTGCAATCGCATCGTCTTCTAGATATTATGTCAAGAAAGTAAATCAACTAcgaaaaataaagattaaattaaTTGATGTGATATGATATATAGTGATTGCTTTTACAGAAGCTAGTTAACATAATACTTCATATCATCTGTCATATTTCTGATGATCATCACCATTTCATGCTGTTGCATGTAATTCCATTCTTCcattttataatacttactacTTACTActgattataatatttttctacaTAATATGTCAAATTCA harbors:
- the LOC130801468 gene encoding B3 domain-containing transcription factor NGA1-like produces the protein MDNYTTSSTSPYKGNSHQYHHQNHQEWMMNNSSSMAGAKVVVVEEGGEEHQAKSVIEKEHMFDKVVTPSDVGKLNRLVIPKQHAEKYFPLDSTVNEKGLLLNFEDRTGKPWRFRYSYWNSSQSYVMTKGWSRFVKEKKLDAGDIVSFQRGIGDIGKDKLFIDWRRRPDHNNNGNSNFHYNPIIGRTTTSSFHYNPNFVLRSHPHHINNSFNPYGQYHQTTPHLSTMSLMNVLPSQSIGSGLGMGMGMSTGFGYGSVVNPYPGGSNTVFFVRSPTLATQHQNVPNSSEGGEGGIRRREGCGDEESMVIESVPVVQGKAAAKRLRLFGVNMDCPISNQSHDIDILSSSLGSSSSSPNYHHRYHDRDHDNHDHHHQHGSISMAPPHLTLHPPSQSSSRSSSSFFNGRNHNNSPDKG